A genomic region of Arachis stenosperma cultivar V10309 chromosome 9, arast.V10309.gnm1.PFL2, whole genome shotgun sequence contains the following coding sequences:
- the LOC130950910 gene encoding E3 ubiquitin-protein ligase XBAT33-like — MGNSFGCSASGERLVSAARDGDLVEAKMLLNCNPCLAKYSTFGGLNSPLHFAAAKGHNEIVALLLENGADVNSRNYCGQTALMQACRYGHWEVVQTLLLFRCNVMRADYLSGRTALHFAAVNGHVRCIRLVVADFVPSAPYEAVQAHTQVDKGDASNVKGKHEQSALSKFVNKTADGGTTALHMAALNGYFDCVQLLLDLNANVSAVTFHYGTSMDLIGAGSTPLHYAACGGNLKCCQILLARGASRMALNCNGWLPLDVARMWGRHWLEPLLSPSSDATIPTFRHSNYLSLPLMSVLNIAREYGLQSSTTTSDEIDFCAVCLERPCSVAAEGCGHELCVRCALYLCSTMNVSSESLGPPGSIPCPLCRHGVVSFVKLPGSVAKENKLHVSLGLCTPCMLHPRDLDQPSLSDTPEIRRNCVASVPSEILCPVTCGPFPSMTIPLCTCNDGPCPTFEPREAETQDGSPRHSHASTTDQDKMEGPRLDKTTCSSMFWGRRSCSREHQCNSEINA; from the exons ATGGGCAACTCTTTTGGCTGCTCCGCCTCCGGCGAGAGGCTTGTCTCCGCCGCCAGGGACGGCGACCTTGTTGAGGCCAAGATGCTTCTCAACTGCAACCCTTGTCTTGCCAAGTACTCCACTTTTGGTGGCCTCAATTCCCCTCTCCATTTTGCTGCTGCCAAGGGCCACAACGag ATTGTGGCATTGTTGCTTGAGAATGGAGCTGATGTGAATTCAAGGAATTATTGTGGCCAG ACGGCTTTGATGCAAGCTTGTAGATATGGCCATTGGGAAGTTGTACAGACGCTTCTGCTCTTCAGATGCAAT GTTATGAGAGCAGATTATCTCAGTGGGAGAACTGCTCTTCACTTTGCAGCTGTGAATGGGCATGTAAGATGTATTAGACTTGTTGTGGCCGACTTTGTTCCAAGTGCTCCATATGAGGCTGTACAGGCTCACACACAGGTCGACAAGGGCGATGCATCAAATGTGAAAGGCAAACATGAGCAAAG TGCCCTGTCCAAGTTTGTGAATAAGACAGCTGATGGTGGTACTACTGCCCTTCATATGGCTGCATTGAATGGATATTTTGATTGTGTACAACTGCTACTTGATCTTAACGCAAATGTATCTGCTGTGACATTTCATTATGGAACATCAATGGATTTAATAG GGGCTGGAAGCACACCATTGCATTATGCTGCTTGTGGGGGCAATTTAAAATGCTGTCAG ATCCTCCTTGCAAGAGGTGCTAGCCGGATGGCTTTGAATTGCAATGGATGGCTTCCTCTTGATGTTGCTAGGATGTGGGGACGTCATTGGCTTGAGCCTTTGTTGTCACCCAGTTCTGATGCCACAATACCTACATTTCGTCATTCAAATTACTTGTCCTTGCCTCTTATGAGTGTGCTTAACATAGCCAG AGAGTATGGGTTGCAATCATCTACAACCACCTCAGATGAGATTGACTTCTGTGCCGTCTGCCTAGAAAGGCCATGTTCAGTTGCTGCAGAAG GATGTGGGCATGAGCTATGTGTAAGATGTGCACTCTATCTCTGCTCAACAATGAATGTTTCTTCTGAATCGCTCGGCCCTCCGGGCTCTATCCCTTGCCCACTCTGTAGACATGGAGTTGTCTCTTTTGTTAAGTTACCAGGTTCCGTAGCAAAAGAGAATAAACTACACGTGTCTCTTGGCTTGTGTACCCCATGCATGCTACATCCACGTGACCTGGATCAACCATCTCTTTCAGATACTCCAGAGATTCGAAGAAACTGTGTAGCTTCTGTTCCTTCAGAGATACTATGCCCTGTCACTTGTGGTCCATTTCCATCCATGACAATTCCTCTATGTACCTGCAATGATGGTCCATGTCCAACATTTGAACCCCGAGAAGCAGAAACACAGGATGGATCACCCCGTCACTCACATGCTTCTACGACAGACCAGGATAAAATGGAAGGGCCTAGACTTGATAAAACAACGTGTTCGAGCATGTTTTGGGGCAGGAGAAGTTGCAGCCGGGAGCACCAGTGCAATTCAGAAATAAATGCTTGA